One window of the Trifolium pratense cultivar HEN17-A07 linkage group LG2, ARS_RC_1.1, whole genome shotgun sequence genome contains the following:
- the LOC123904891 gene encoding cation/H(+) antiporter 4-like, translated as MSINSNTTLFHSITRLNETGYQVCYDAPPHIVSDGLWGGQKNGRTPMKSFLPVIELQLLIIFGITQICNLLIKPLGLPLFIPQMMAGLIIGFSFEIKPLEPYMTMLFPYGTHDIISAISSIGFVLFVFINGVQMDFSMITRTGTKAWTISIMGLVMPLVIGFAPLLLFPEEIEAIQRAHGPGIYVSLVSHTISSFAVIASFLSELQIQNSELGRLALSSALVTDILRTTITTNIVAVMSHPDMKVVLRNLLSLFALAIFIPLICRPIMFWIIKHTPEGRPVKDSYIYIIITMVFGLGVLSVNIDQEFVLGAFILGLSVPEGPPLGSALVKKLQFFGPTFFLPIFVTTSVLKSDFSMNISSYVMLSMGSVIVATHLIKITTCFITALCCKMPITDAMCLALILNTKGVVEIGVYNSLFDNNILNGQAYGVLMISVMMTASIMHWLVKLLYDPSRKYAGYQKRSLMGLKRNSEVRILVTLQKHNHISTAIDFLDLCCPTLENPITVDVLHVIELVGRALPIFIPHCLQRQTSGSASHKSYSDDVILAFDIYEHDNENALSINTYTAISPANLMYEDVCNLALDKVASIIILPFHIRWSADGAIESDDKKILRALNQKVLEIAPCSVGILVTRANSIPKATTTSEHSITRLAVIYLGGNKDDKEVLCLAKRVMNNARINLVVYHLVAKDCKGDLEQLMVNGDDDEVLQEMINATNVRYQKISTKDGSETACFLGEVANQHDYFIVGRRHETHSPQTDGLSEWSEFPELGVIGDFLASPDLNSCASILVVQQQLSRKNEHKS; from the exons atgagCATAAATTCAAATACTACTTTGTTCCATTCAATTACAAGATTGAATGAAACCGGTTACCAAGTTTGTTATGATGCTCCACCCCATATTGTTTCAGATGGTTTATGGGGTGGTCAAAAAAATGGAAGGACTCCAATGAAATCTTTCTTGCCCGTGATTGAATTGCAATTGCTTATCATTTTTGGCATCACTCAAATATGCAATTTGCTTATCAAACCATTGGGACTTCCTCTATTCATTCCACAAATGATG GCTGGGTTAATTATAGGTTTTTCATTTGAGATAAAGCCATTGGAGCCATACATGACCATGTTGTTTCCATATGGAACACATGACATAATTTCAGCAATTTCATCAATTGGTTTTGTACTTTTTGTATTTATAAACGGTGTACAAATGGATTTCAGCATGATAACAAGGACAGGAACCAAAGCATGGACAATTTCAATAATGGGATTAGTTATGCCATTAGTTATTGGATTTGCACCACTACTATTATTTCCTGAAGAAATAGAAGCCATTCAAAGAGCGCACGGACCCGGAATTTATGTGTCATTGGTATCTCATACTATAAGTTCATTTGCTGTAATTGCTTCATTTTTAAGTGAACTTCAAATCCAAAACTCTGAACTTGGTAGATTGGCTTTATCCTCAGCTTTGGTTACTGACATATTGAGAACAACCATTACAACCAATATTGTTGCTGTTATGAGTCATCCTGATATGAAAGTGGTTTTAAGAAACTTGTTATCACTTTTTGCACTTGCTATATTCATTCCATTAATATGTAGGCCAATAATGTTTTGGATCATTAAACATACACCAGAAGGAAGACCTGTGAAAGATAGTTATATTTATATCATCATTACAATGGTTTTTGGTTTAGGTGTTTTATCTGTTAATATAGATCAAGAATTTGTTTTAGGAGCTTTCATTTTGGGACTATCTGTTCCTGAAGGACCTCCTTTAGGATCTGCATTAGTTAAGAAGCTCCAATTCTTTGGTCCAACATTCTTTTTACCTATTTTTGTGACTACCTCTGTGTTGAAATCAGATTTTTCAATGAATATTTCATCATATGTTATGTTATCTATGGGTTCAGTGATCGTTGCTACTCATTTGATCAAAATAACAACATGTTTTATAACTGCCTTGTGTTGCAAAATGCCTATCACTGATGCTATGTGTCTTGCCCTCATTTTGAACACCAAAGGCGTAGTTGAAATCGGCGTCTACAATTCCTTATTCGACAATAAT ATTCTTAATGGGCAAGCATATGGAGTGTTGATGATTAGTGTAATGATGACAGCAAGTATTATGCATTGGTTGGTTAAATTACTATATGATCCTTCAAGGAAATATGCTGGATACCAGAAAAGGAGCTTAATGGGCTTAAAAAGAAATTCAGAAGTGAGAATACTAGTAACACTACAAAAACATAACCATATTTCAACAGCAATAGATTTCCTTGACCTATGTTGTCCAACACTTGAGAATCCAATCACTGTGGATGTACTTCATGTAATTGAGCTAGTTGGAAGAGCATTGCCTATTTTCATTCCTCATTGTCTTCAAAGACAGACATCAGGATCAGCTTCGCATAAATCATACTCTGACGATGTCATTCTTGCTTTCGATATCTACGAGCATGATAATGAAAATGCATTATCAATAAACACTTATACAGCAATATCTCCAGCAAATCTCATGTATGAAGATGTTTGTAACCTTGCTTTGGACAAAGTTGCTTCCATCATCATTCTTCCATTTCATATAAGGTGGTCTGCGGATGGTGCAATTGAATCTGATGACAAGAAAATTTTAAGAGCATTGAACCAAAAAGTCCTCGAAATAGCTCCATGTTCCGTTGGTATCCTCGTGACACGTGCTAATTCAATACCGAAAGCAACAACAACATCAGAACATTCCATTACACGATTGGCCGTCATTTATTTAGGTGGAAACAAAGACGATAAAGAGGTTTTATGCTTAGCAAAACGAGTGATGAACAATGCTAGGATCAACCTTGTTGTTTACCACCTTGTTGCTAAAGATTGCAAAGGTGACTTGGAGCAGTTAATGGtaaatggtgatgatgatgaagtgttGCAAGAAATGATAAATGCGACAAATGTGAGGTAtcaaaaaatatcaacaaaagaTGGATCAGAAACAGCTTGTTTTCTAGGCGAAGTTGCGAATCAACATGATTATTTTATAGTTGGGAGAAGACATGAAACTCATTCTCCTCAAACAGATGGATTATCAGAATGGAGTGAATTTCCTGAACTTGGTGTTATTGGTGATTTTCTTGCTTCACCTGATCTTAATAGTTGTGCATCTATTTTAGTTGTGCAGCAACAACTCTCACGCAAGAACGAGCACAAAAGTTGA